The Marinifilum sp. JC120 genomic sequence ATCGAYCCACTTACTTCTATTATGTYAATATTAATCACTACTGTTGGAATTATGGTTCTKATTTATAGTGAYAATTATATGTCKCATGATCAMGGATAYYTRAGATTTTTTGCTTATATGRGTTTTTTYARTACTTCMATGTTRGGATTAGTTACTAGTTCWAATTTGATMCAARTTTATWTTTTTTGGGAATTAGT encodes the following:
- a CDS encoding NAD(P)H-quinone oxidoreductase subunit F (Catalyzes the transfer of electrons from NADH to ubiquinone), with the protein product IDPLTSIMXILITTVGIMVLIYSDNYMSHDXGYLRFFAYMXFFXTSMLGLVTSSNLIQXYXFWELVGXCSYLLIGFWFTRPXAAXACQKAFVTNRVGDFGLLLGILGXYWITGSFEFQDLFE